The genomic interval ttttctgtgtATCTTCGGTCTGAGGTGGTCCATACCTATTTTgtatattcataatttcattttattcaattaatgtTGTTTATTCTCCAAACTACATCTCTTTTCTATTTCTGTTTTTCTAAAGTGAAAACTGTTGAATCTGAAGATAAAAAGACTCTAAATGTGCTATGTGAgagaatgatttttttaatgcagAAGAGTTGGCTTATATAAGCTTTACATGACAGGAAAAATAAACTGCAACAGACCCACTATCTAATGGCTACTAAAGTGGAATAAAAAACTCAACTATCTCCTAAATAATAGGACAATCTAACAGCTCTTTAACACTGGAGTTTTATTAACTGACACAATTAATTGACacgtaaataataatttgactaACGTTCCCTCCCTAAGCTACATGCCTCTATTGCATTTAGCTTACTTTAGTGACTTTCATAACTTCAAGCATGCTTCGTATCCTTTCAAATTGATCAAGTTTCAGAGGTTTGGTCATAATGTCTGCTACCTGTTTATTTGAACACTGGAGCTTTATTAACTGACACACATAAATTAACTGACACACGTAAATAATAATTTGGCTAACATTCCCTCCGTAAGCTACATGCCTCTGTTGCATTTAGCTTACTTAAGTGACTTTCATAACTCCAAGCATGCTTCGTATCCTTTTAAATTGATCAAGTTTCAGAGGTTTGGTCATAATGTCTGCTACCTGTTTATTTGAACTACAGTATGCTAGGCTGACTACTTGATCATTCACCAAGTCTCTGAGAAAGTGGAATCTCACTGCAATATGTTTGCTTCTTCCGTGAAAAACAGGATGTTTTGACAGTTGGATAATAGAGTCGTTGTCACATAATATTTTGGCGTCCTTCTTTTCTTTCGAACCCAGGTGTTCTAAGATTCTTTTGAACCAGATACATTGACATGCACAAAGAGCTGCAACGATATATTTGGCCTCCGTAGTGGACAAACTTACAACAGGTTGCTTTCTCGAAGCCCATGAGACAGTTGTAGACCCAATTATGAATACTGAGCCAGATGTGCTTGTTCTATCATCTAAATCTCCTGCATAATCACTGTCACTATAGGCTATGAGATCACTTTTACcatcctttttataaaataagccATGCTCGGTGGTCCCCTTAAGATACCTTAAGAGTCTTTTGGTTGTTGTCCACCTTTGGGTTAGCCATGAACTTGCTTATTAGATTTACACCAAACATCAAATCTGGTCGAGTTACTTTCAAGTACATGAGACTTCCAATTACTTGTCTGAATTTAGTTGCATCTACTACAACACCATTTTCATCCTTTGAAAGCATGGTACCTGGAATAATAAGTTTCCTTACAGGATTACTATCTACCATGTTGAATTTAGCTAGAACCTCACGGGCATATCTTCTTTGACAAATAAAAATCCTAGCATTACTTTGTATGACTTCTACTCTGAGAAAGTATTTCATTTTTCCCGAATCAGTCATGTCAAATTCAAGCATCATTGAACTTTTGAATTCCTCACACATGTTCCTACTGTTCCCAGTAAAGAttaaatcatcaacataaaggctaactattaaaatattaccaTTATCCTTTTTGGTGAATAACGTGTGTTCACTGGAGCATCTTTCAAACTATTCCTTTGCAAAATAGGCTTCAATTTTGCTATACCATGCTCTTGGTGCTTGTTTAAGCCCGTATAATGCTTTCTTTAACCTGTATACTTGATCTTTTTTGCTTTCTTGATGAAATCTGCAGGCTGTTGGACAAATACTTCTTCTTAGAGGTCACTGTGTAGGAATGCGCTTTTTACACCTAGTTGAAACACTTCCCATGCACTTTGAGCTGCCGAAGCTAATAATGCCTTCACACTGTCAAGTCTAGCTACCGGTGCAAATACTTCTATGTAATCTATTCATATTTTTGGGCATAACCTTTGGCCACTAATTTGGCCTTATGCTTTTCAATATTGCCACTTTTGTTGAATTTCGTCTTAAAAATCCATTTAACTCCAATTGGTGTAACACCTTTAGAAAGAACAACAAGCTCCTAAGTGTTGTTCCTTTCGAGCCATCTCTGTATCCATTGCTTCCCTCCACCGCTTGCTTTTACATGCTTCTTCGAAGGAATATGGATCATCAATGTCAGTTGCTATCATTGCCATGAGGTTTTCTTCTTCGGCTTCTGTTGATAGATTGGTTTCAAAATCAGCCATCCGTGCAGGTTGTTTCCTAATCTTATTGTTCTTCTTTCACTTGTTCTTGTTGCCCTCTCTTCAACTTGATTATCCGTTGTTTCATGTTGTACAGGTTCTGTGTCTTCTTGTTCTGCCTCGGGTTCTGTGTCCTCTTGTTCTGCCTCGGGTTTTGTGTCCTCTTGTTCTCCCTCGTTTTCCTTGTCTTCCCAATCAAGGATATTTGCATTATCTTTTTCTAAATGTTCGTGCCAATTCCagcttttctcttcttcaaataCTACATCTCTACTCACAATGACTTTCTTTAAGATGGGGTCATATAGTCTGTAGGCTTTGGACTCATCACTAACACCCAAGAAGACACattttttgcttttgttgtCTAGCTTACTTCTTTTCTGATATGGAATATGAGTGTGTGCTATACAGCCAAATATTCGAAAGATggaatttcatattaaattctTTCAAATCTTCGCACATCACCGGGTGATAGAAAGAATGTTTATCTTGCAAATCATGGCATTTCATTGCTAGCAATTCCCTCAAAACAAACATTATTTCATTCTTCAATCCATCTGTACAAATTAGTTTAAACAGTAAATTACTTAGAAGTGAACAGAGCCTAAGGAAGTCCTATGACAATTTTGACcatattgataaaatcatgCACAGTCTTCCTAGACGATAGAGAACATAAGTTATTGCTCTCTGAATAGTGAAAAATCTCGATGGTATGAGTCGAAGGAGCTGGTCAAAATTCTAAAGGTACATAAGCTCGAACTTCAACAAGATGACTTAatcaaaaaagagaaaaacgtTGCTCTTAAAGCCATCAAAAGGACACCTACCAAAGCTCTCAAAACTGATTAATCTAAGGAGTTTGATGATGAACACGGCTCCATGGATGAAAACGAGGAACAAGATTCATATTAAGAAAGCTTCACTCAATATGGAAGAGAAAAAGAGGCACAATGTTTAAGGGTAGACACACCAGGTCTAACACACATAACAAACAAAAGGACATACAACTGGAAGATTCAGTTCTTTGCTATGAGTGCAACAAACCTGGCCACATCAAATTTGAGTGTCTCGTGCTTGAAAAGATGAATAAAAGGATAGTTGGTCAAACGTGGTTGTTGTTAGTTGTAGATAGTTTGATATATTGGTTTTAAGGGNAGGGTGGTGATGGAATCCTTCTTTTGCTGATTGGGATTTAAGGCTCCATCCTAAGCAAGGAGAAGCCATAgtctaagaaaaaaaacaaagatagaATGTAATTATGTATACAGAGTCAACACCTCTACCAATAAGGAATCAAGTAAAGTAATCGGTTGAACGCGGTCTAGGTAGAAGTCTTACTATTCCTACGTTGTGCAGGAAATTATGTACACAGAGTCAACACCTCTACCAATAAGGAACCAAGTAAAGTAATTGGTTGAATGCGGTCCCAGATGCGATAAGAAAAAAGTGTTGAGGAGCCCCTAAGAGGATCCAGACACGTCCAACGAAGACGAAGAAGCAAAAGTATGCCTTGTAGTAGAAAATGTTGAAAGCACATTAAATTATTCTAATGACAAGATATGCTTGatgataaaaaggaaaaatccgTCATGGTACCTGGATAGTGGCTGCTCACGACACATGATGAAAAAGGGTGTATGTTCCTAAGCCTGAGGAGCAAGAAATGAGGATCAATCACCTTCGGAGgaaaccaaaaaggaaaaattatcgAAATTGGAAAGATAGGTACAAACCTCTTCCCTCCTATTGATAACGTTTTATTAGTAAATGGCCTAAAACATAATCTATTGAGCATAAGTTAATATTGTAATGGTGGATACAATGTTGTATTTGAAAAAGGCCATTATAAAGTCTTAGATAATAGTAGtttattagtatttaatattaatttaaaaggcAAGGTAACTTGtacaaaataaatctaaatGAATTACAATCTGAAAGCGTTTCCTGTCTGGTATTTATGAAAGATGAGACAATATC from Vigna radiata var. radiata cultivar VC1973A chromosome 9, Vradiata_ver6, whole genome shotgun sequence carries:
- the LOC106773116 gene encoding uncharacterized protein LOC106773116 translates to MADFETNLSTEAEEENLMAMIATDIDDPYSFEEACKSKRWREAMDTEMARKEQHLGACTMLSKDENGVVVDATKFRQVIGSLMYLKVTRPDLMFGVNLISKFMANPKVDNNQKTLKDGKSDLIAYSDSDYAGDLDDRTSTSGSVFIIGSTTVSWASRKQPVVADIMTKPLKLDQFERIRSMLEVMKVTKVS